The Acinonyx jubatus isolate Ajub_Pintada_27869175 chromosome D3, VMU_Ajub_asm_v1.0, whole genome shotgun sequence DNA segment TCTGCATTAACTAAGGACTCTTTCTGTTGCAAATGAACAACATCCAATTTAAACAGGCACAGATCCAACATGGAATTTGCTGGCTCATGTATCTGCAAAGTCCAAGGGTAGTTCTTACTTCAGGCTTCGTGCCATCCAGAGGTCAAACAGTGTCAATGTCATCATGTCcatgatgtctctctctctctctctctaggagcTACCTTCCTCTGTGTTGGCTCATTCTCAAGCAGCCTCTTTTGTCTTGGGGACAAGATGAtccccagcagccccaggctgACATCCTCTCTCCTCGGCAGCACTGGCTGGAAGAGAGATTCCTTCTTCCCAGTGGTCCTACCCAAGGTTCCCAAATAGAGTCTCATTGGCCTGGCTTGGTCACCTGTGCATCCCAGAACCAATGGCTAGAGGAGAGGGATGCAATGCTTTGATTGGCCAGTCTCTGGTCACATGACCATCCCTGTGCCTGCCACCTAAACCGTAAGCAATGAGAGTGACATAGGAGTGGGCTGTTAGTAGTacttgaaagagaaatgaatgctaGCAAAAACAACACTAGTGTCTACACCTGATAATCTGTTTCTGCCTCCCAGTCTTTAAAAGCGTGTGTTGTTTGTGAACGGATCCTGCTAACATCCTCTGAGCCTACCAACATGTTTGCAGGTGACTTCTAGaacttgctctttctttttttaattgaagtgagCTTCACataacctaaaatttaccattttagagTCAACAAAGTGGTGGCACTCAGTGTGCAACTAccacctctgtctagttccagaacatttttcatcctctcaaaataaagccCCATGCCCATTAAACAGTTGCTCCTCAGTCCTTCCTCCTTGCACTCCTGGTGACCACCAGTCTGCATTCTGTGTCTACCTATTCTGGGTGTTTCgtataaatggagtcataaaatatatggcctttgtttggtgtgtggcttctttcacttagcataatgttttcaaagatttttttttaaataatgttttttatttattttgagagaggcagagagaaggagagagagaatcctaagcaaggtccgtgctgtcagcacagagcctgacgcagggcttgatctcacaaaccacgagatcatgacctgagctgaaatcgagagttggatgcttaaccgactgacacACACCCAATGCcctgagcataatgttttcaaggttcatctacatTGTAGCAAAGTATGGGTgcttcactcctttttatgggctgagtaatattccattgtgtgtatatccAGAATTTGCTTagttcttattttatcttatttttttatgcttaattgtggtaaaacacacatcacataaaatttgccatcttaaccatttttaagcacaGCTatgtggcattaaatacatttgcaCTGTTGGGTAACCACTGCCAtcatccatctctagaactttcctcattctctcccctgccccctcccctggccctggCAGCACCATTCTAGTTCCCGTCTCTAGGAATCTGACTTCTTTAGATACTTCATGTAAATGGCATCATACAGTAGTTGTCCTTTtgagactgacttatttcatttggcatgaTGTGCTTGAGATCATCCATGTTATAGCTTGTgacagggtttccttctttttttttaacttaaaaaaatttttttaaatgtttgtttatttttgagaaagagagacagagcttgatcaggggaggggcagagagagagggagacacagaatgtgaagcagactccaggctctgagctgtcagcacagagccctacgcagggcttgaactcataaaccatgagatcatgacctgagctgaacttagatgctcaaccgactaagccactcaggcaccaaaggcttcctcctttttaaaggctgaataatattgcaggtagggatacaccacattttgcttatccattcattcatgagTGCACAtttggggttgtttccacctcttggctactgtgaataatgctgctgtgaaaatgatgtgcaaatatctcttcaagatcctgctttcagttcttttggatacaGACTCAaaagtaggattgctgggtcatatagtaagcCTACTTTCAATTTTTAGAGGAAATagacttgcttttttttatttaaaaaattttttttaaatgtttttatttatgtttgcaacagagagagacaaagtatgagcaggggaggggcagagagagggagacacagaatctcaagcaggctccaggctccgagctgtcagcagagagcccgatgcggggctcgaactcacaaaccgtgagatcatgacctgagctgaagtcagatgcttaactgactgagccacccatgagccccaAGACTTGCtcgtttttaaaattaattttctgtctAATTTTTTCCTAAAGATATTTTACGTAGAAGATGACAGCGTGAACGTAAAGAGTATCTTAAAATGCTTtgagacacctggctggctcagttggtaaagcaggtgacttgactcttgatctcggggttttaaggtcgagctccatgttgggtgtagagattacttcaaaacaaaatctttaaaaataaaataaaatgctttgaaattctcatagcagaaaagcaaaaatctCAGTATAAAAAACCTAACAAGTGGCATGCTGGAGACCAAGATCTCGGTCAACTTCCAGAACAATGTCTCAGCCCAGCTTCCATGGCCAACAGCCTGTGCCTGGATCCTCTGATGTCACAATCCCAAATCAAGCATGGCCTCAACAACAGTTTCTGAATCACGGCCACAGGACagagggttgttttttgtttttttttgccttagGCCTGCCTGGTGAAACTCTTTCTCTAGCAGAAGCACAATGAGTAAACTGGAATGAAGCCACTCCACCAAATAACCACATCAGTGAATTTCCTCCCCTCactcaacaaacaaaaacaacctgcAGTTTCTCAGACTCATTCATTTGAGGCTACCCAAGGACAGCACCTACGGAAACTCCCtgcctagacacacacacacacacacaaacatagacacacacacacacatagacacacacacacagacacacacacacactcacacagacacacacacacagacgcacgcacacacacacacacacacacacacacacacacacacactacaatcCAGAAAGGCAAGTATATAGCGGATGTGTGtcaataaatataacatttgtttttcttttcttcctttttaaaaattgctttcccCACCTCCTTTAATACGTGAACAGTGCTCTGAGTAATCAGTAAATATTGAGCACCTCTGCTGTATGCCAGGAGCCTCTGTACTTCTCCAGGGCTGGGGTTTTAACCTGGATTTCTGGGGCACTTCTTGGTTTCTGGGTGAAAACAAACACTTACTGTGGACATTTGCAGGAGTGCTTGGCTCCTTCCGCTCTGGCTGGCAGAACTGCCTCTCTGCCCAgacctgctttggactctgcaGACCACTTAGCACAGATGAAGTGGCTTTCTTCTCAGCTGGTTGTCAGCCTTCAGCAAGTCCCTGAAATTTCTGAACTTCCACTTTCCTCAGTTGTCTgacaagggagaaaatgaaaagccatGATTGCATGATTAAGTAATTCATGACCCCATTGTgttagccattttattttattttattttattttattaaaaaaaattttttaacgtttatttttgagacagagagagatagagcatgaatgggggagggtcagagagagagagggagacacagaatccgaaacaggctccaggctctgagctgtcagcacagagcccgacgcggggctcgaactcacggaccgcgagatcatgacctgagccgaagtcggacgcccaaccaactgagccacccaggcgcccctgtgtcagccattttaaagaaaacatttttggaaatgtaTTTAACATCaggaaatgttcaaaataaaatattaaaagagggCTAATGCAGAATTATGTATGTATTCTTATGTGGATCACATACTCTGCATATATTGTTAAAAGCATGAATATAGAACTTCGTGGAGgttgaaacatttgaaataaatgacAGGGTAATAAAAGCGTTAGGTAcccttttcacttaaaaattgaCCACAGAGGCCCAACCCAATCTGGAACATAGTATCTcaaacttaaaatgtaaattttctttgACCcacttttagcattttttttatccTCAAGAGAAAACAACCAACCTAATAAGGGCCTCATGCAAAAGGGTAAGTATTGCAGAGATGTTTCTAGAGCATAATAGTGAGAATGCCTTCCATGTTTCCAAAGGGGGGGGTTGTGTTTATAAACAAGTGAcaatccatacaatggaatcttgtgcagctattaaaaatgttgctgtaggggcacctgggtggctcagtcggttaagtctctgactttggctcaggtcatgatcttacagtttgtgagttccagtcccacatcaggtgagctcgagtcccactAAAGCCCTGGGTGagtctgccccttgctcacttatgctctctgtctctctcaaaaaataaaataaaataaaataaaataaaataaaataaaataaaataaaataaagccaggtTAAAAAAAGTGtggctgtatttatttatagacaTGACCGGAGAAAGCCAAAAAGAGGCAAATTACACAACAGCATGTATGTCatattgaaatcatattttcatatatgcaTATTCACATTTATATGCATAGAAAGAAGTCTGGAAGGAAATACAGCAACATGTTCATTGACTTGGGTGGTAGGATTACTAAAGGACATTActtaactaattaattttatgtttgcttatttttatatatgaattttatgcAGTGAATGTCTAATAAAGTAATAGCTTCCTACTTGGAGGTGCCAGGCTGTGTGTGAAGCACATCAGATGAGTTGCATGGAATCCTCACAATGATCATTTCAGGGGTGTTGGTAAACCCAgtttagagagggagaaactAAGGCCTCGTGAGGATAAGTCACATGCTGTATGAGTTTCCTGTTGCTActcaaatgaccacaaacttagtggcttaagacaacacagatgtattatcttatagttctggatgCTAGAAGTCTGAAGTCTCACCGAGCTAAAAATCAAAAGTGTCAGCACAGCTATGTAcactctggaggctctaggggagaatcggTTTCCTTGTCTTCTCTAGCTTCTAGAGGTTACCGGCACTCTTTTCTCAtggtcccttcctccatcttcaaggcCAGCAATGGCTGGTTGAGTCTTTCTCACATGGCATCACTCTGGTTTTGACAATCCTGCCTTCCCCCTCCGATTTAAGGACCTTTGAAATTAccttgggcccacccagataatccaggataatctcctgaTTTTAAGGGCatctgattagcaaccttaattccatttgcaaccataattcccctttgccatgcaatattcacagattctgaggttaggatgtggacatctttgacAGGCCATTTTTCTGCCTGTCACACATGCACAAGGTTTCATAGGTATTGGGTGAGTGATTTGGAATATGAACTCATTCTGTTTCCTATACCCATGCTCTTAGATTATGCTATGTGGCTGGGTATTTGTGtactgaagaaaattttaaacttttcctaggttaaaaaataaaaggatattccTTTTTGTGTCTCTTCAGCCTTATTCAGCCTTATTGCTATGCCATCCACCTGCCCCTACCCAAATGCCCCATTCCAGCAAAATCCATCTGCCCACTGTTCCAAGACCTAACACTCCAAGTTCACTTCCACTTCAGGTTGTCCTCATACTGTCTTTTAAACTTGGGAGTGTCACTCTTGGTCATCTGAGAAGCTGTGCAAAAAACTTATTAGGGGAAATGGCTGTGCAAATAAGTGGGAGGGAGTGAAGAGGCTGGGAGAGCTGTCTGACCTGTGCAGGAAGCGTCTACCTGAGGTGCAGTTTCAAAGAAAGCAGGCAAGTCCATCCTGACTACAGAGGAGCCCATCTCCAGGCTCTGCCATAGTATCTCTGCAGAGCTCGGTCATTGCCAGTGGGGGAAGTCTGCCAAAGCCCGGCCTTGGCTTAAAAGCAGAGAGAGCATAGCAGCTGGGACCCAAATTCTCTCCTACCAGTCAGATCTAAGAGGCGCATTCTCATGGTTGCCAAGTGGGCTCTTCGTGGTGACACCTTTCCTAGAGGAAGCTTTCTGGAGGCCAGATCATGACCGCCTCACCTctacaacccccctcccccctgacCCTTGCACTCCCAGCTAGGGTGTGCCTAAGggctttgtgtctggcttttgtaGCCAGGCAGGCTTACAcctttccaagcctcagtttatttatctatggAATGGGGTAACAGCAGTGCCTTCCACTTTGGTTTGGTGTGATGATGTAATGAGACTCTGAGTTTCAAGGCCTCCCTTCAGTTAGGGCCTGGCATAGGGTAGTGCTGACCGTCAGTAAATGACAGTCCTCATTGGAGTACTCTTTGGCCTAGTACATCCCTAATAAAATTTTCCTGAAACTACctaccaagttttttttttttaatgtttatttttgagagccacacagaatttgagcaggggaggggcagagagacagaggggtacacagaagccaaagcaggctccaggctctgagctgtcagcacagagaccgatgtggggctcaaactcacgagcagtgagatcatgacctgagccgaagtccaacgcttaaccaactaagccacccaggcgcccctcattaatatatgtgtataaagatgttcatttccttgatgtttgtaaaaggaaaaaacaacaaaaaacataaatgtcCAACATCAAGAGGATTGTTGAATAATTATGGTGCATCTAGAACCAAATAAGCCattaaataatgatttatttttgatttgatatttttgatatatacTTTGATACCTTTTTGATATATTCCATAATGTTGGAGGTTAatgcaatttttatattaatgaataaaCAGAACGAAATTATTGTTAACTGATGCTTATATCCATGTAGTGTAatagaaatgattttaatttaattcattagggtttttttcctccgaattttctacaatgaacttGTATTCTCACCATTAAGAAAACAACAGACAATTTTTAATTACCTGGGGGCGAGGAGAGAGGTGGTAATCAATGTAAAAAACTGTCCTAAGGTCAAATTGGTTAAGGACTGTTAAATAGTGCCCATTACATTTagtaaaaagaaagcatttggtGGCCACCATGAAAGCAGTTCTGGCAGAGGCAGAGCCCATTGTCAGCAACACAGGAATCATTAtggtttaaaaagttaaaaaagaaaatcacttccCAGGAATCTTGTTTGCACCAAGTGGGTACAGGGGAATCAAATACATGTGCAAATATATTTGTCCGTTTAGAGAAATGCACATTAGTTCGATCTCAGGCCCTCTCACTTGGCAGTCACCAAAACGTGAGCATGCGCAAAAAGTACAGGGCGGTGAGGGCAACCAGGTTTGCTGTAAGAAGTGGGAAAAGAAGCAAGGACTTatcatttctgtatttaaaaaatagagcaagAATCatgcaaaatggtaaaaaaatatatatatacatatatatacatatatatacatatatatatacatatatatacgtatatatatgtatatatatgtatatatataagctAGTTTAATTGCATTTCTTGATACAACAGTCTTGCAAATCGAGGCACAGCAACTTGGAAATCTGCTACTGCAGCGGGTTAGCAACTACCCTCAGtgcaaaaagaaatgcaaaacctaCTGCATTGACCTGGGACTGCGAGACGCCCCGTGCTACCGGTTTTGACCAATTAGAGAGCAGAGTAGGCCGGGCCTCGCCTGTGATTGGAGGATAGGGGAAGGGCAAGGCTGTGGCTCCGACGCATGCGTCTCCACGGCTGCTGGTCCCGCGCCTCCTCCCGCCAGCTCGCCGACTGCTGGGAGTTGCTGTTGTAGGCCTGTGCCCTTACCTCCCGCGACTCTTCTCCGCCGTCTGCCCACCTCGGCTCAGCGATGCCGGTTGACCTCAGCAAGTGGTCCGGGCCTTTGAGCCTGCAGGAAGTGGACGAGCGGCCGCAGCATCCGCTGCAGGTCAAATACACGGGGGCGGAGGTCGACGAGCTGGGCAAAGTGCTGACGCCCACCCAGGTACCCGAGGGCGGCGGGCGTGTCTCTGCTCCAGGCCTGGAGGCCTCCGGGGAGGGGACCCGGCGGAGATGGGAAGGATGTTCCGGCCTCTGTGCGCCGGATCCTCAGAGGGAAGGGGGTCGCGGTGCCCACGCTGCAGGCCTGCAGACACCTGCGGGCCCCAGGACCGCAGCACGTGGCGGGCGGGGCTCCGCCTGCAGGAGAAAGTGATCTACTTTGCAGGGACTTACTTCGTGGTGTTGGCCCGGGCCTAGGCCCAGAAATTGCTTGGGCcttgggggcaggggcggggagggggcggtgccCGGGAAGTGATGGCCGAGGTCGCCCCGGCCGCCCCAGAGCCTCCCCTCGGGTCCCAGAATTTTAGGCCACAGTTTGGGTGGCAGAGGCCCCACCCGAGGCCATGTGACGCATTATGTAACCGGTGACCGGTATCGCCCCCGGATTCCTCCGTTTGTCTTAGTGGGCAAGAGCAAGAAGCCACCCGAAGGTAAGTTCTAAGTTCGTTCTGCATCTGGAATGCTCGAGGGCAACAGCATGCAGTGTTCTACCGTTTGGCCTCCAACGCCCCGGCCTGAGACCCGACCAGGCCCTGGCTGCTGCAAGCGGAGAAACGAGTGCCAGACACTTGCTAGTTATCGGTCATGAAGCTCCGGGGCAATGGTGTGAATAAACTGTTTTGACAGCGAACTGTGTTGGATGTTTACAGagcttattgttttaaataaagtgcCTCTCTGCAGCCCACGTTTTCCCAGACTCACTATGCAGTTGGGCCACCTggactttctcattttctgtgcACTTTTAAGTGTCCAGTTAATTCAGATTGCACTTTAGTAAGCCCCAGCTAAGCTCCTGGTCACAGAATCTAGAGGACCTGTCATTCCAGACCATGTGAGGTTGCAGTTTAGAGGACTCAGTCAGCGGCAGGGTTTAAATTCAGACCCCACCTCTTTCTGTTAATAACATGCTAGGGTAACAGCCCTGTAGTGTGGTTGggactaaaataaataatgtatattagtAAGCTCCTGGCTCTCAGCAGAATCAAAAAACTTTAGATTTTATTAATAATCTACTGTGTGTTACCTTTGAGGAACCTGAAATCAAAGAGTGTTGGCTTCTGcatttctgactttttaattCCACACTGCTTCCTTCCTGCAGGTTAAAAACCGGCCCACCAGTATTGCATGGGATGGCCTTGATCCAGGTAAACTCTACACCTTGGTCATGACAGACCCAGATGCTCCCAGCAGGAAGGACCCCAAATACAGGCAAGTTGGGGAAAGACGGGGAACACCAGGAACACCAGGTCATCCAAATATGACCTAGTGCTTTCTGGCATGCTGTGCCAGGAGAATAGACCCAGTTTGGGATGTCCACACCCATGCTTAAGCCAGAGTGTGCATTTCCTACCTCTCAGTCCCTAGTGCAGCAGTCTAGAAACTGTAGCCCAGAGCCACATCTGTCTCATACGTATTTTTGTATAGCCCCATGAgccaagaatggtttttacatttttaagtgattgAAATTGAAAGAATAATGCTTTGTAACATGTGAAAGCTacaagaaattcaaatttcagtgttcaCATAGTAAGTTTTGTTGGGACACGGCCACGATAACTTATTTATGTCTTGTTAATGGCAGCTTTCACACTATCGCCACAGAATTGGATAGTGACAGAGACAGTATGAACGGCAAAGCCTAAacatttactgtctggccctttccagaaagTGTTTGCAGATACTGCCTAGAAAATCTCAGAGGGAGGTATTGGGCCCTCTCTTGTGCAGAGTGGTGAGGTTTGTGCTGGCCAAGAAAGCAGGACTGTCTGTCTGTGTCATCGCTGCATCCTGGCCCAGAGCCTGTGCTTCGTGCACACTTGCTGACTGTGCAGTGAGTGTGTACTAATTTCCTGTGTGTTGACTGTCCTGTGTTCCTCATTATAGGGAATGGCACCATTTTCTGGTGGTCAACATGAAGGGCAACGACATTAGCAGTGGCACAGTCCTCTCTGATTACGTCGGCTCTGGGCCTCCCAAGGGCACAGGTCAGTAAAAGCTGCTTTGGGGGGTGAGGCAGGCGGGGGTAGTGGGTGCACATTAGGAGTGGCCCAAAGGGCTGCAAGTTTTAGTTTGGTTCTCAGAGATCCCTTAGCCTAGTGGGGCTTTCAGGCAGTGCAGTTCAACCTCCAAGGCAGTTGCCTGCCAGGGACATTGAGACCTGCAGTGACGTCAGGTGGCTAGAACCTTGGGTTCTGGTCAGATGGCACCTCTGTTAATGATTGCCTCTCAGCCACTAGGCCATCATATGCAGAGAAGTTGGTGAGAGCATTCCGAGGAAGCAGTGTTGCAGAAAGCTTGGAACAGTTTCcgggggtgggcggtgggggtggCAGTGCCATGCCGCTGCACGTGGATGGAACACAGTTAACCCATCTGAGTTCTACATTCAGCCTTCGCCGGTTCCCATGGAAGACCTCAGAAGTTACCATAGTTTCCAAATTTGTTATAAAGAACTggcttctttatctctttatagCTCCTTTCTGTTGCAAGTGTAGGGTGGTATCCTCTTGAAAAGACTTGGAAGCAAGAAGTATACTAAAGATACGCACATATGTTGTGTGGTGTTATGTTACAGATTACATGTGCTGTGTTAcgaagagagggagaagactaTACTGAAACTTCCCCAAGTCAGATGTTACACCTGTTGTGCATTACAGGGTGCTTTCATTTGCTGGAGTAAGGAAGTCAGGTGGTTGGAAACACTGTCCAGCCATGTTAGTCTGAAGAGGTACAGGAAGGTTCCCGACAAGAACAGTTGGCCATAGGCTCATGCTTTATCTGTAGACCCTGAAGCTTCAGATGGCTTCAGGCCCTCTCATGTattcataagaggaaagtaaagGTACATCTTTTCCAGGGATCGATTAAGTTCTCTAGGGCAGTTATATAATTAGGCAGTTTAATTATGGGAAGTACACACAGGAGAATAAAGCAATTCTCTCGAGTAGGAGCTGTGTTCTCATTAGCAAAAAAAGCTTCagtgactgacttttttttccccttttgctttttaaaaaatattcttttagtaAAGTACAATATGCATAGCAAAAAATGCCCAGACCATAGTTGCTTTAGTCCATGAATATTGACTGACAGATGAAGGTGACCCTGTAAGCACCTTTGAACACTAGTTGTTTTTCAGCATCTTTGCTACTTAGTTGGTTGCAGTGAGTTTTACCAGGCACTAGGGTAGGTCCTGCGGTGAAGACGGTCAACTAGACAAACAGCATAGCTTTATGGAGCTCTTTTCTAGTGAGGAGACTAAACTGAAAAGTAAGACTCTTAGAGGAGTGTTAGTACGGCAGAAGTGAAGTGGGTGTTCAGATGGGGGTGGTGGAAGATGACTTGCAATCGGGTCCCAGTGGAGATGGGCTGGGAGCCCAGAATGAGATgagtggggggcagaggtggTAGGAGGGGTGAGCaagggccaggcccaggccctgcTGCCAGCTGTGGACTTCATGCCAATTGCAGTGGGTTTTCAGCAGGTGAGTGTCCTGACTCCTACCTCTGCGGGTCCTCAGTGTCCCTCTTGTCAGTGGGGTGGCTGGGTCCCTCCCAGTTGGCATGTTGAACATGAACATGGGTGACCTCTCCATCCTTGATGCCTAGCTGTGTATGCATGTTCCCTCCAGGCCTTCACCGCTACGTCTGGCTGGTTTACGAGCAGAACGGGCCGCTGAAGTGTGACGAGCCCATTCTCAGCAACCGATCTGGAGACCACCGTGGCAAATTCAAAGTGGCATCTTTCCGCAAAAAGTACGAGCTTGGGCCCCCGGTGGCCGGTACATGTTACCAGGCTGAATGGGATGACTATGTGCCCAAACTCTATGAGCAGCTGTCTGGGAAGTAGGGAAATGCTAGGAGACAGAAAGCATGCTGGAGGTCTGGAGCAGTGTTCTCAAGTTCAGTGTTGCATGTAGATTTCTCTGCTTTCCCATGTCCCATCCTCACAGGTGAGGCCTGAGCAATCAGATAGTGGTTTAGAGtgacttttccttctgcctgtccTTTTATAATTTCAGAGAGTCACATCCCAGTTTATGTTTTGATCAAATTTGAACTCCTTTGTGAGGGATATATTGGTACCAGGATGGGGTCATCACATTGTTAATATGAGAGTAGCAACccagaatttaagaaagaaaaaattcaggtAAAAAGACCAGGTCTTCTAGTAATAGAGCAGAGCATCAAAGACTCTTGaagggaggtttaaaaaaaaaaaagaaaaagattcattgCCTCTGCCTTTGTGAGCTGAGTCTGGAATTGTGCATGATGGCACTTCTGGGTCATGTTTCCACGGCCATGTCTCTCACCAAGAAAGCCAGAGGCTGGTGTGTCCACTAACCCCCAACATCTCAGACTATTTACTAGGAGTAAGTGTCCTGCTCTGCCTCCTTGAAATAGCAGTATTGGAAAAAGCAATAGGCAGAGTTGCTTTGCGGTTAAGGCACTGCCATTTAGATGAACTACAGGGCTGAGTGAGTTTGTCAAAAATCCCTAAGTTGTCTACCTGTTGAACTGGTCACTCTTCGTCTGTGTAAGAAAAGCCGATCTGGGGTTGCGGACTATTGTGTTAATTATGCTGTTTGCTTATAgttgaataaaagtaaaaacattgtGTGGATGAATCAGGTCTCTAGATATTTTGCCCTTTTGGGTATGGGGTTTCATAAATGTGGGAAGTCAAGAGACAGCCCCTTTCCCTCACCAGCAATGATGACCGGAACTTGATTCAGGGACCATACAGAGAATCCACGCTGTATATGTGCCATCAGACTACAGCAGAAGTAACCATTCCATGggcatgggctcctgggtggctcagttggttaagtgtcgaactttggctcaggtcatgatctcacggtttgtgagttcgagccccacatcgggctctgtgctgacagctcagagcctggagcctgcttcggattcagtgtctcccccctctctctgcccctcccctgctcacactgtctcttcctctcaaaaataaataaacattaaaaaaaaaaataaccattccAACttgagggtttaaaaaaaaataaatcacaaagctTTAGGCCAACTCTTGCCCAAAAAGtacctttgtttttcaaaaggacTTCTCTCCACCTGAGTGAAACCAGTGGCACACCTTCTCCCTTGTTACTGTTGGGCACAGGAACAATGACCAAAAAATAGGCTACACCTCTCACTGTTCTGACTTGTGATCCATACGGAATCTGTACCCAAAAGGTGGGAgggtgggttggggggtggttacagttgacccttga contains these protein-coding regions:
- the PEBP1 gene encoding phosphatidylethanolamine-binding protein 1, whose product is MPVDLSKWSGPLSLQEVDERPQHPLQVKYTGAEVDELGKVLTPTQVKNRPTSIAWDGLDPGKLYTLVMTDPDAPSRKDPKYREWHHFLVVNMKGNDISSGTVLSDYVGSGPPKGTGLHRYVWLVYEQNGPLKCDEPILSNRSGDHRGKFKVASFRKKYELGPPVAGTCYQAEWDDYVPKLYEQLSGK